One genomic segment of Micromonospora sp. WMMC415 includes these proteins:
- a CDS encoding EboA domain-containing protein yields MTPDRLRDALRGVPDPDWLAAALRRVAAEPAAIARLFPAAGRRCGRAELPDLPGWTADEAARALLLAALPADHAAHAEALYRTGDAAEKRAVLKALPLLPVGGAGVPLLHDAIRTNDTRLVAAALGRYARHLDPAAWRQAVLKCVFTGVPLAVVADLYARADGELAAMLAALAAERAAAGRTMPADATDLLDRLRAGADTGPHTGPKEA; encoded by the coding sequence ATGACACCGGATCGACTGCGGGACGCGCTGCGGGGCGTACCCGATCCCGACTGGCTGGCGGCAGCGCTGCGCCGCGTCGCGGCCGAGCCGGCCGCGATCGCCCGGCTCTTCCCGGCCGCCGGCCGGCGCTGCGGCCGGGCCGAGCTGCCCGACCTGCCCGGCTGGACCGCCGACGAGGCGGCCCGCGCACTGCTGCTGGCCGCCCTGCCCGCCGACCACGCGGCGCACGCCGAGGCGCTCTACCGGACCGGGGACGCCGCCGAGAAACGCGCCGTGCTCAAGGCGCTGCCGCTACTGCCGGTCGGCGGGGCCGGGGTGCCGCTGCTGCACGACGCGATCCGCACCAACGACACCCGGCTGGTCGCGGCGGCCCTCGGCCGGTACGCCCGGCACCTCGACCCGGCGGCCTGGCGGCAGGCGGTGCTCAAGTGCGTGTTCACCGGCGTGCCGCTGGCCGTCGTGGCCGACCTCTACGCCCGCGCCGACGGTGAGCTGGCGGCGATGCTCGCCGCGCTCGCCGCCGAGCGGGCCGCCGCCGGCCGCACCATGCCCGCCGACGCCACCGACCTGCTCGACCGGCTCCGCGCCGGTGCCGACACCGGCCCCCACACCGGCCCCAAGGAGGCGTGA
- a CDS encoding TatD family hydrolase — MRIFDPHIHMTSRTTDDYERMAAAGVRAVVEPAFWLGQPRTGVGSFTDYFDSLIGWEPFRAGQFGIRHHATVALNPKEANDPRCRPVLDVLPRYLEKDGVVAVGEIGYDSMTPEEDDVFAAQLALAVAHDLPALVHTPHRDKARGVERSLAVVAESGVEPGRVVLDHLNEVTVELVRDTGCWLGFSIYPDTKMSPPRMVELLKAYGTERVLVNSAADWGRSDPLLTRATGEAMLLAGFTDDDLDRVLWRNPVEFYGQSGRLDLGDGDVPDATFAGNSILRGGS; from the coding sequence ATGCGCATCTTCGACCCGCACATCCACATGACGTCCCGCACCACCGACGACTACGAGCGGATGGCCGCCGCCGGCGTCCGCGCGGTGGTGGAGCCGGCGTTCTGGCTGGGCCAGCCGCGCACCGGTGTCGGCTCGTTCACCGACTACTTCGACTCGCTCATCGGGTGGGAGCCGTTCCGGGCCGGGCAGTTCGGGATCCGCCACCACGCCACGGTGGCGCTCAACCCCAAGGAGGCCAACGACCCGCGCTGCCGGCCGGTGCTCGACGTGCTGCCGCGCTACCTGGAGAAGGACGGCGTGGTGGCGGTCGGCGAGATCGGGTACGACTCGATGACGCCCGAGGAGGACGACGTCTTCGCCGCCCAGCTCGCCCTGGCCGTCGCGCACGACCTGCCGGCGCTGGTACACACCCCGCACCGGGACAAGGCGCGCGGCGTGGAACGCAGCCTCGCCGTGGTCGCCGAGTCGGGCGTCGAACCGGGCCGGGTCGTGCTCGACCACCTCAACGAGGTGACCGTCGAGCTGGTCCGGGACACCGGCTGCTGGCTCGGCTTCTCCATCTACCCGGACACGAAGATGTCACCGCCGCGCATGGTGGAGCTGCTCAAGGCGTACGGGACCGAGCGGGTGCTGGTCAACTCGGCCGCCGACTGGGGGCGCTCCGACCCGCTGCTCACCCGGGCCACCGGGGAGGCGATGCTGCTGGCCGGGTTCACCGACGACGACCTGGACCGGGTGCTCTGGCGCAACCCGGTCGAATTCTACGGACAGTCCGGACGGCTCGACCTGGGCGACGGGGACGTGCCGGACGCCACCTTCGCCGGCAACTCGATCCTGCGCGGCGGCAGCTGA
- the eboE gene encoding metabolite traffic protein EboE has product MRLRHAGGTTVHLGYCTNVHPAEDLAGILAQLDTYAVPVRETLGADLLGLGLWLAAPVAAELAADPGARRRLRTGLAARGLEVVTLNGFPYAAFQAPVVKGAVYHPDWTTAGRLAYTLNLARVLADLLPDDAARGSVSTLPLAWREPWDAARADAARRRLDELAAGLAAVERDTGRPVRVGFEPEPGCLVESTGQATAVLSGMDTGRLGICLDLAHLACAWEDPAAALGRLRAAGLPVVKVQVSAALEATHPVADADALRRWVEPRFLHQTRAAGCAAATGPPRSAPGADGVPAGVDGTADPADPAWAADDLDVALDAALPGPWRVHYHVPLHAPPEPPLASTLPVLRAALAALFAGPDAGCDHLDVETYTWGVLPAARRPRTDAELAAGIAAELAFARDELVALGLTVSGAERSEVAA; this is encoded by the coding sequence ATGCGGCTCCGGCACGCCGGCGGGACCACCGTCCACCTCGGGTACTGCACGAACGTGCACCCCGCCGAGGACCTCGCCGGCATCCTCGCCCAACTCGACACGTACGCCGTGCCGGTCCGCGAGACGCTCGGCGCCGACCTGCTCGGGCTGGGACTGTGGCTCGCCGCCCCGGTCGCCGCCGAGCTGGCCGCCGACCCCGGCGCCCGCCGCCGGTTGCGCACCGGGCTGGCCGCGCGGGGCCTGGAGGTGGTCACCCTCAACGGCTTTCCGTACGCGGCGTTCCAGGCGCCCGTCGTCAAGGGCGCGGTGTACCACCCGGACTGGACCACGGCCGGGCGGCTCGCGTACACCCTGAACCTGGCCCGGGTGCTCGCGGACCTGCTGCCGGACGACGCCGCCCGCGGCTCGGTGTCGACGTTGCCGCTCGCCTGGCGGGAGCCGTGGGACGCGGCCCGCGCCGACGCCGCCCGCCGCCGGCTCGACGAGCTGGCGGCGGGACTCGCGGCCGTCGAGCGGGACACCGGTCGGCCGGTGCGGGTCGGCTTCGAACCGGAACCCGGTTGTCTGGTGGAGTCGACCGGGCAGGCCACGGCGGTACTGTCCGGTATGGACACCGGGCGGCTGGGGATCTGCCTCGACCTCGCCCACCTCGCCTGCGCCTGGGAGGATCCCGCCGCCGCCCTCGGCCGGCTGCGCGCGGCCGGCCTGCCGGTCGTCAAGGTGCAGGTCTCCGCCGCGCTGGAGGCCACCCACCCGGTCGCCGACGCGGACGCCCTGCGCCGCTGGGTGGAGCCGCGATTCCTGCACCAGACCCGTGCGGCCGGCTGCGCCGCCGCGACCGGTCCGCCCCGGTCCGCCCCCGGTGCGGACGGCGTCCCGGCCGGCGTCGACGGGACGGCCGATCCGGCGGACCCCGCCTGGGCGGCCGACGACCTGGACGTGGCCCTCGACGCGGCGCTGCCCGGCCCGTGGCGGGTGCACTACCACGTGCCGCTGCACGCCCCGCCCGAGCCGCCGCTGGCCTCGACACTGCCGGTGCTGCGCGCCGCACTGGCCGCGCTCTTCGCCGGCCCGGACGCCGGCTGCGACCACCTCGACGTCGAGACGTACACCTGGGGGGTGCTGCCGGCGGCGCGGCGACCGCGCACCGACGCGGAGCTGGCCGCCGGGATCGCCGCCGAGCTGGCCTTCGCCCGCGACGAACTGGTCGCGCTCGGCCTGACCGTCTCCGGCGCGGAGCGGAGCGAGGTGGCGGCATGA